The following proteins are encoded in a genomic region of Musa acuminata AAA Group cultivar baxijiao chromosome BXJ2-11, Cavendish_Baxijiao_AAA, whole genome shotgun sequence:
- the LOC103970534 gene encoding ruBisCO large subunit-binding protein subunit beta, chloroplastic isoform X2 gives MSTIGSLGAATCLHADKASAEKFSKFSSLASISSGSSSSRRQNLLMQKRCNSRIRAMAKELYFNKDGSAIKKLQTGVNKLADLVGVTLGPKGRNVVLESKYGSPRIVNDGVTVAKEVELEDPVENIGAKLVRQAAAKTNDLAGDGTTTSVVLAQGLIAEGVKVVAAGANPVQITRGIEKTTKALVAELKLMSKEVEDSELADVAAVSAGNNYEIGNMIAEAMSKVGRKGVVTLEEGKSAENNLYVVEGMQFDRGYISPYFVTDSEKMSVEYENCKLLLVDKKITNARDLINVLEDAIRGGYPVVIIAEDIEQEALATLVVNKLRGSLKIAALKAPGFGERKSQYLDDIAILTGATVIRDEVGLSLDKAGKEVLGTAAKVVLTKETTTIVGDGSTQEEVTKRVAQIHNLIEASEQEYEKEKLNERVAKLSGGVAVIQVGAQTETELKEKKLRVEDALNATKAAVEEGIVVGGGCTLLRLASKVDAIKETLENDEQKVGADIVRRALSYPLKLIAKNAGVNGSVVVEKVLSNGDFKYGYNAATGNYEDLMAAGIIDPTKVVRCCLEHAASVSKTFLTSDAVVVDIKEPEPVPAGNPMDNSGYGY, from the exons ATGTCCACAATCGGCTCTTTGGGTGCTGCTACTTGTCTCCATGCCGACAAGGCCTCTGCTGAAAAGTTCTCCAAGTTCTCTTCACTTGCTTCCATATCTTCTGGTTCATCGAGCAGCAGAAGGCAGAACTTGCTAATGCAGAAGAGGTGCAATTCTAGGATCAGAGCTATGGCCAAAGAGTTGTATTTTAACAAGGATGGCTCTGCCATTAAGAAGCTACAG ACTGGGGTCAATAAACTTGCAGACCTTGTTGGAGTTACACTTGGTCCAAAGGGCAGAAATGTTGTTTTGGAGAGCAAATATGGATCACCAAGAATCGTTAATGATGGTGTTACCGTTGCCAAAGAG GTTGAGTTAGAAGATCCAGTTGAGAATATTGGAGCTAAGTTAGTAAGGCAAGCTGCTGCAAAGACAAATGACCTTGCTGGTGATGGGACTACCACCTCTGTTGTTCTTGCTCAAGGTTTAATTGCTGAAGGTGTTAAG GTGGTTGCAGCGGGTGCCAACCCAGTTCAGATTACTAGAGGTATTGAAAAAACAACGAAAGCCCTAGTGGCTGAACTGAAGCTAATGTCAAAAGAG GTAGAAGACAGTGAGCTAGCTGATGTAGCTGCTGTAAGTGCTGGAAACAATTATGAAATTGGTAATATGATCGCAGAGGCTATGAGTAAGGTGGGTAGGAAGGGAGTTGTGACACTAGAAGAAGGGAAGAGTGCTGAGAATAATTTGTATGTCGTTGAAGGAATGCAATTCGATCGTGGCTACATCTCCCCATATTTTGTAACAGATAGTGAGAAAATGTCGGTTGAATATGAAAATTGCAAG TTGCTTCTTGTGGACAAGAAGATTACAAATGCAAGGGATCTCATCAATGTCTTAGAAGATGCCATAAGAGGGGGATATCCTGTTGTAATAATTGCTGAAGACATTGAACAGGAAGCTCTTGCAACCCTTGTTGTGAACAAACTCAGAGGTTCATTGAAGATTGCTGCACTCAAGGCTCCAGGTTTCGGAGAGCGGAAGAGTCAATACCTGGATGACATTGCCATACTTACTGGAG CCACTGTAATCAGAGACGAGGTGGGTCTTTCCTTGGACAAGGCTGGAAAAGAGGTATTAGGTACTGCTGCTAAAGTTGTGCTAACAAAGGAGACCACAACTATCGTTGGTGATGGTAGCACACAGGAAGAAGTAACTAAACGGGTTGCACAGATACATAATCTAATTGAG GCTTCTGAGCAGGAATATGAAAAGGAGAAGCTAAATGAGAGGGTTGCCAAACTTTCTGGTGGTGTTGCTGTCATTCAG GTTGGGGCACAGACAGAGactgaattgaaggagaagaaacTAAGAGTTGAAGATGCTTTGAATGCTACAAAG GCTGCTGTCGAGGAAGGTATAGTTGTTGGAGGTGGCTGCACACTTTTGAGACTGGCATCGAAGGTTGATGCCATCAAGGAGACTCTTGAAAATGATGAGCAAAAG GTCGGAGCAGATATAGTAAGGAGGGCACTTAGTTATCCATTGAAATTGATTGCAAAAAATGCTGGAGTGAATGGGAGTGTTGTCGTCGAGAAG GTGCTTTCAAATGGTGACTTTAAATATGGTTACAATGCTGCAACTGGAAATTATGAAGATCTAATGGCTGCTGGAATTATTGACCCTACGAAG GTTGTCAGGTGCTGCTTGGAGCATGCTGCATCAGTTTCGAAAACGTTCCTCACCTCCGACGCTGTCGTGGTTGACATCAAGGAACCTGAGCCTGTGCCTGCTGGGAACCCAATGGACAACTCAG GATATGGCTATTAA
- the LOC103970534 gene encoding ruBisCO large subunit-binding protein subunit beta, chloroplastic isoform X1, with protein sequence MASTFSTMSTIGSLGAATCLHADKASAEKFSKFSSLASISSGSSSSRRQNLLMQKRCNSRIRAMAKELYFNKDGSAIKKLQTGVNKLADLVGVTLGPKGRNVVLESKYGSPRIVNDGVTVAKEVELEDPVENIGAKLVRQAAAKTNDLAGDGTTTSVVLAQGLIAEGVKVVAAGANPVQITRGIEKTTKALVAELKLMSKEVEDSELADVAAVSAGNNYEIGNMIAEAMSKVGRKGVVTLEEGKSAENNLYVVEGMQFDRGYISPYFVTDSEKMSVEYENCKLLLVDKKITNARDLINVLEDAIRGGYPVVIIAEDIEQEALATLVVNKLRGSLKIAALKAPGFGERKSQYLDDIAILTGATVIRDEVGLSLDKAGKEVLGTAAKVVLTKETTTIVGDGSTQEEVTKRVAQIHNLIEASEQEYEKEKLNERVAKLSGGVAVIQVGAQTETELKEKKLRVEDALNATKAAVEEGIVVGGGCTLLRLASKVDAIKETLENDEQKVGADIVRRALSYPLKLIAKNAGVNGSVVVEKVLSNGDFKYGYNAATGNYEDLMAAGIIDPTKVVRCCLEHAASVSKTFLTSDAVVVDIKEPEPVPAGNPMDNSGYGY encoded by the exons ATGGCTTCTACTTTTAGCACCATGTCCACAATCGGCTCTTTGGGTGCTGCTACTTGTCTCCATGCCGACAAGGCCTCTGCTGAAAAGTTCTCCAAGTTCTCTTCACTTGCTTCCATATCTTCTGGTTCATCGAGCAGCAGAAGGCAGAACTTGCTAATGCAGAAGAGGTGCAATTCTAGGATCAGAGCTATGGCCAAAGAGTTGTATTTTAACAAGGATGGCTCTGCCATTAAGAAGCTACAG ACTGGGGTCAATAAACTTGCAGACCTTGTTGGAGTTACACTTGGTCCAAAGGGCAGAAATGTTGTTTTGGAGAGCAAATATGGATCACCAAGAATCGTTAATGATGGTGTTACCGTTGCCAAAGAG GTTGAGTTAGAAGATCCAGTTGAGAATATTGGAGCTAAGTTAGTAAGGCAAGCTGCTGCAAAGACAAATGACCTTGCTGGTGATGGGACTACCACCTCTGTTGTTCTTGCTCAAGGTTTAATTGCTGAAGGTGTTAAG GTGGTTGCAGCGGGTGCCAACCCAGTTCAGATTACTAGAGGTATTGAAAAAACAACGAAAGCCCTAGTGGCTGAACTGAAGCTAATGTCAAAAGAG GTAGAAGACAGTGAGCTAGCTGATGTAGCTGCTGTAAGTGCTGGAAACAATTATGAAATTGGTAATATGATCGCAGAGGCTATGAGTAAGGTGGGTAGGAAGGGAGTTGTGACACTAGAAGAAGGGAAGAGTGCTGAGAATAATTTGTATGTCGTTGAAGGAATGCAATTCGATCGTGGCTACATCTCCCCATATTTTGTAACAGATAGTGAGAAAATGTCGGTTGAATATGAAAATTGCAAG TTGCTTCTTGTGGACAAGAAGATTACAAATGCAAGGGATCTCATCAATGTCTTAGAAGATGCCATAAGAGGGGGATATCCTGTTGTAATAATTGCTGAAGACATTGAACAGGAAGCTCTTGCAACCCTTGTTGTGAACAAACTCAGAGGTTCATTGAAGATTGCTGCACTCAAGGCTCCAGGTTTCGGAGAGCGGAAGAGTCAATACCTGGATGACATTGCCATACTTACTGGAG CCACTGTAATCAGAGACGAGGTGGGTCTTTCCTTGGACAAGGCTGGAAAAGAGGTATTAGGTACTGCTGCTAAAGTTGTGCTAACAAAGGAGACCACAACTATCGTTGGTGATGGTAGCACACAGGAAGAAGTAACTAAACGGGTTGCACAGATACATAATCTAATTGAG GCTTCTGAGCAGGAATATGAAAAGGAGAAGCTAAATGAGAGGGTTGCCAAACTTTCTGGTGGTGTTGCTGTCATTCAG GTTGGGGCACAGACAGAGactgaattgaaggagaagaaacTAAGAGTTGAAGATGCTTTGAATGCTACAAAG GCTGCTGTCGAGGAAGGTATAGTTGTTGGAGGTGGCTGCACACTTTTGAGACTGGCATCGAAGGTTGATGCCATCAAGGAGACTCTTGAAAATGATGAGCAAAAG GTCGGAGCAGATATAGTAAGGAGGGCACTTAGTTATCCATTGAAATTGATTGCAAAAAATGCTGGAGTGAATGGGAGTGTTGTCGTCGAGAAG GTGCTTTCAAATGGTGACTTTAAATATGGTTACAATGCTGCAACTGGAAATTATGAAGATCTAATGGCTGCTGGAATTATTGACCCTACGAAG GTTGTCAGGTGCTGCTTGGAGCATGCTGCATCAGTTTCGAAAACGTTCCTCACCTCCGACGCTGTCGTGGTTGACATCAAGGAACCTGAGCCTGTGCCTGCTGGGAACCCAATGGACAACTCAG GATATGGCTATTAA